In one Musa acuminata AAA Group cultivar baxijiao chromosome BXJ2-5, Cavendish_Baxijiao_AAA, whole genome shotgun sequence genomic region, the following are encoded:
- the LOC135613129 gene encoding zinc finger CCCH domain-containing protein 33-like, whose amino-acid sequence MCGGHRKLSSLPNDPAAGCGAEAMETSSEAAAVLLELAASDDLSAFRRAVEDDGQPLDAAASWYGRSPGRGMGYQLRTPLMIAALYGSAAVMGYILSARPAEAVRHADSDGATALHCAAAGGSAASLEAVKLLIGASADVVDALDAGGSRPGDVIARQFSSTVAKSLEVILKATSCPRVSSPSREEQAKQGEKKEYPPDLTLPDIKTGIYGTDEFRMYTFKIKPCSRAYSHDWTECPFVHPGENARRRDPRKYSYSCVPCPEFRKGSCRNGDACEYAHGVFESWLHPAQYRTRLCKDEIGCNRRVCFFAHKPEELRTVNPTAASVAGMVLPSSSQGLSSLDMAMALTLMQQPGSPMSPSASSGIGSAAAWMNQTGGVVTPPALQLPSSRLKASLSARDLDFDLKLLGLEEYQQKLVDEIAKTASPRASWGTNSLAAATTRAPDYTDLLGSVDPSLLTQLQGLSARKKTGPQMQSPAAIQMHQSQLLSGYGGGLSSSPPVSAASSFGLDHSLAKAIMNSRASAFAKRSQSFCDRGATAGRQSTLSAMSTAASAAAPPSLLSDWGSPDGKLDWGIQGEELNKLRKSASFAFRSSQAAIGGVAPATGATNEPDLSWVQSLVKDGPAAPVGRPGMGKQQNRYQLNGGGDLFSPWAEEKIMA is encoded by the coding sequence ATGTGTGGCGGCCACCGGAAGCTCTCCTCGCTGCCCAACGACCCCGCGGCGGGATGCGGCGCAGAGGCCATGGAGACTTCGTCGGAGGCGGCCGCAGTGCTCCTTGAGCTCGCCGCTTCCGACGACCTCTCCGCCTTCAGGCGGGCGGTGGAGGACGACGGCCAACCATTGGATGCCGCTGCCTCCTGGTACGGCcgctctcctggccggggaatggGTTACCAGCTGCGGACGCCGCTCATGATCGCGGCGCTATACGGCAGCGCCGCCGTGATGGGCTACATCCTGTCCGCCCGCCCAGCTGAGGCCGTCCGCCACGCCgactccgacggtgccaccgccctgcaCTGCGCTGCCGCCGGCGGCTCCGCGGCTTCTCTTGAAGCCGTTAAGCTCTTGATCGGCGCGTCTGCGGACGTCGTTGACGCCCTCGATGCGGGCGGGAGCCGCCCCGGCGACGTTATCGCCCGGCAATTCTCGAGCACCGTTGCCAAGTCCCTCGAGGTCATCTTAAAAGCTACTTCTTGCCCGAGGGTTTCATCACCGAGCAGAGAAGAGCAAGCAAAACAGGGGGAGAAGAAGGAATACCCGCCGGATTTGACCCTCCCCGACATTAAGACCGGGATCTACGGCACCGACGAGTTCCGGATGTATACCTTCAAGATTAAGCCGTGCTCTCGCGCGTACTCCCACGACTGGACGGAGTGCCCCTTCGTCCACCCCGGCGAGAACGCTCGGCGCCGAGACCCAAGGAAGTACTCCTACAGTTGCGTGCCGTGCCCCGAGTTCCGGAAAGGTTCTTGCCGGAACGGCGATGCTTGCGAATATGCCCACGGCGTGTTCGAGAGTTGGCTTCACCCGGCGCAGTACCGGACCCGGCTCTGCAAGGATGAGATTGGCTGCAACCGCCGGGTCTGCTTCTTCGCCCACAAGCCGGAGGAGCTGCGGACGGTGAACCCCACTGCAGCATCGGTTGCCGGAATGGTGTTGCCGTCGTCATCACAAGGCCTTTCCTCTTTGGACATGGCCATGGCCTTGACGCTGATGCAGCAGCCCGGCTCCCCCATGTCCCCGTCGGCTTCATCGGGCATAGGGTCCGCAGCGGCATGGATGAATCAGACGGGCGGCGTGGTGACTCCTCCGGCCTTACAGCTGCCGAGCAGCAGGCTCAAGGCTTCGCTGAGTGCCAGAGACTTGGATTTCGACCTCAAGTTGCTCGGATTAGAAGAGTATCAGCAGAAGCTTGTCGACGAAATCGCAAAAACGGCCTCTCCGCGGGCCAGCTGGGGAACGAACAGCTTAGCCGCGGCAACCACTCGAGCTCCAGACTACACTGATCTGTTGGGTTCTGTCGATCCATCGCTGCTAACCCAATTGCAGGGGCTCTCCGCGAGGAAGAAGACGGGGCCTCAGATGCAATCCCCTGCTGCAATCCAGATGCACCAGTCTCAATTGCTGTCTGGATACGGTGGCGGCCTGTCTTCTTCCCCTCCTGTTAGCGCCGCATCGTCGTTCGGGCTCGACCACTCACTGGCAAAGGCCATCATGAATTCCAGGGCTTCCGCGTTCGCTAAGCGCAGCCAGAGCTTCTGCGACCGAGGGGCGACCGCTGGTCGCCAATCGACACTCTCTGCCATGTCGACCGCGGCATCAGCGGCGGCCCCGCCGTCGCTCCTGTCCGACTGGGGCTCGCCGGACGGTAAATTGGACTGGGGTATTCAAGGAGAGGAACTGAACAAGCTGAGAAAGTCGGCATCTTTCGCCTTCCGCAGCAGTCAGGCCGCCATCGGAGGGGTAGCTCCAGCCACCGGCGCAACGAACGAGCCGGATTTGTCGTGGGTGCAGTCTCTGGTGAAGGATGGACCTGCGGCGCCCGTGGGCCGTCCTGGCATGGGCAAGCAGCAGAACCGGTATCAGCTCAACGGCGGGGGCGACTTGTTCTCTCCATGGGCAGAGGAGAAGATAATGGCATAA
- the LOC135613130 gene encoding phosphoinositide phospholipase C 6-like isoform X2 has translation MTAPLSHYYIYTGHNSYLTGNQLSSDCSDVPIIRALQRGVRVIELDIWPNSARDNINVLHGRTLTSPVELIRCLKSIKEHAFSASPYPVIITLEDHLTPDLQAKVAKMVMETFGDMLYYPDSESHKEFPSPEALKKRIIISTKPPKEYLEAKSFKEKDCDTQKENDSNEEEAWGKEVSDIQTEFELADKDEEVQDEELADDDDDKKERQNAPPEYKCLITIRAGKPKGHMSEALNVDPEKVRRLSLSEQELVKAAATHGADLLRFTQKNLLRIYPKGTRFNSSNYNPFIGWIHGAQMVAFNMQGYGRSLWLMHGFYKANGGCGYIKKPDFLVKAGPNNEVFDPKAVLPVKKTLKVKIYMGDGWRLDFSQTHFDAYSPPDFYTRVGISGVPADTVMKKTKTIEDNWTPVWDEEFTFPLTVPELALLRIEVHEYDMSEKDDFGGQTCIPVSELRPGIRAVPLFDHKGNKFNSVKLLMRFVFV, from the exons ATGACGGCTCCACTGTCCCACTATTACATATATACAGGCCACAATTCATACTTGACGGGAAACCAGCTCAGTAGTGACTGCAGCGATGTTCCAATTATAAGAGCACTTCAGAGAGGTGTGAGAGTAATTGAGCTGGATATATGGCCAAATTCTGCAAGAGACAATATCAATGTTCTTCATGGAAG GACATTGACTTCTCCTGTGGAGCTTATCAGATGTTTAAAATCCATCAAAGAGCATGCCTTTTCAGCATCTCCGTATCCTGTTATCATAACTTTGGAGGACCACCTTACTCCTGATCTCCAGGCTAAAGTAGCCAAG ATGGTCATGGAAACATTTGGAGACATGCTGTACTACCCTGACTCAGAAAGTCACAAGGAATTCCCTTCACCAGAAGCTCTGAAGAAAAGGATTATCATTTCCACCAAACCACCAAAAGAGTACCTTGAAGCTAAAAGTTTTAAGGAGAAGGATTGTGATACTCAAAAAGAAAATGATTCTAATGAAGAAGAAGCGTGGGGAAAGGAGGTTTCAGATATACAAACTGAATTTGAATTAGCTGATAAG GATGAAGAAGTTCAAGATGAGGAACttgcagatgatgatgatgataaaaaaGAGCGTCAGAATGCACCGCCTGAGTACAAATGTCTAATCACCATCAGGGCAGGGAAACCTAAGGGTCACATGAGCGAAGCACTAAACGTTGATCCAGAGAAAGTTAGACGATTAAGTCTGAGTGAGCAAGAACTTGTCAAAGCTGCAGCGACACACGGAGCTGATTTACTAAG GTTCACTCAGAAAAATCTTCTCAGGATATATCCAAAGGGCACCCGCTTTAATTCTTCTAACTACAATCCATTCATTGGTTGGATTCATGGTGCTCAGATGGTTGCATTCAACATGCAG GGATATGGCAGGTCGCTGTGGCTGATGCATGGATTTTATAAAGCCAATGGAGGTTGTGGGTATATAAAGAAGCCTGATTTCTTGGTGAAGGCTGGTCCAAACAATGAGGTTTTTGATCCTAAAGCCGTCTTACCTGTAAAGAAAACTTTAAAG GTAAAAATTTATATGGGAGATGGTTGGCGTTTGGATTTTAGTCAGACACACTTTGATGCATATTCTCCTCCAGATTTCTATACAAGG GTAGGGATATCTGGAGTTCCAGCTGACACCGTGATGAAGAAAACAAAGACAATAGAGGACAACTGGACACCGGTTTGGGATGAGGAGTTTACCTTCCCTTTAACTGTACCTGAACTGGCTTTGCTTCGTATTGAAGTACATGAGTATGATATGTCTGAGAAGGATGACTTTGGTGGACAGACTTGCATTCCTGTTTCGGAGTTGAGGCCAGGGATCAGGGCTGTGCCACTTTTTGACCACAAGGGCAACAAATTCAATTCCGTAAAGCTGCTGATGCGATTCGTGTTTGTATGA
- the LOC135613130 gene encoding phosphoinositide phospholipase C 4-like isoform X1, producing MGSYRCCICFTRKFRWSEAKPAEDVRDAFATYAEGGAHMTADQLRRFLEEAQGEAGATAVDAERVMERVRQLRRPSHLAKLSKPPFTLDDFHHYLFSEELNPPLQPQVHHVMTAPLSHYYIYTGHNSYLTGNQLSSDCSDVPIIRALQRGVRVIELDIWPNSARDNINVLHGRTLTSPVELIRCLKSIKEHAFSASPYPVIITLEDHLTPDLQAKVAKMVMETFGDMLYYPDSESHKEFPSPEALKKRIIISTKPPKEYLEAKSFKEKDCDTQKENDSNEEEAWGKEVSDIQTEFELADKDEEVQDEELADDDDDKKERQNAPPEYKCLITIRAGKPKGHMSEALNVDPEKVRRLSLSEQELVKAAATHGADLLRFTQKNLLRIYPKGTRFNSSNYNPFIGWIHGAQMVAFNMQGYGRSLWLMHGFYKANGGCGYIKKPDFLVKAGPNNEVFDPKAVLPVKKTLKVKIYMGDGWRLDFSQTHFDAYSPPDFYTRVGISGVPADTVMKKTKTIEDNWTPVWDEEFTFPLTVPELALLRIEVHEYDMSEKDDFGGQTCIPVSELRPGIRAVPLFDHKGNKFNSVKLLMRFVFV from the exons atggggaGCTACAGGTGCTGCATCTGCTTCACGAGGAAGTTCCGGTGGAGCGAGGCGAAGCCCGCGGAGGACGTGCGGGACGCTTTCGCGACCTACGCCGAGGGCGGAGCCCACATGACTGCGGATCAGCTCCGTCGGTTCCTAGAGGAGGCACAGGGCGAGGCCGGGGCCACCGCCGTCGACGCCGAGCGGGTCATGGAGCGCGTCCGCCAGCTCCGCCGCCCCTCCCACCTCGCCAAGCTCTCCAAGCCGCCCTTCACCCTCGACGATTTCCACCACTACCTCTTCTCCGAGGAGCTGAACCCTCCCTTACAACCGCAG GTTCACCATGTTATGACGGCTCCACTGTCCCACTATTACATATATACAGGCCACAATTCATACTTGACGGGAAACCAGCTCAGTAGTGACTGCAGCGATGTTCCAATTATAAGAGCACTTCAGAGAGGTGTGAGAGTAATTGAGCTGGATATATGGCCAAATTCTGCAAGAGACAATATCAATGTTCTTCATGGAAG GACATTGACTTCTCCTGTGGAGCTTATCAGATGTTTAAAATCCATCAAAGAGCATGCCTTTTCAGCATCTCCGTATCCTGTTATCATAACTTTGGAGGACCACCTTACTCCTGATCTCCAGGCTAAAGTAGCCAAG ATGGTCATGGAAACATTTGGAGACATGCTGTACTACCCTGACTCAGAAAGTCACAAGGAATTCCCTTCACCAGAAGCTCTGAAGAAAAGGATTATCATTTCCACCAAACCACCAAAAGAGTACCTTGAAGCTAAAAGTTTTAAGGAGAAGGATTGTGATACTCAAAAAGAAAATGATTCTAATGAAGAAGAAGCGTGGGGAAAGGAGGTTTCAGATATACAAACTGAATTTGAATTAGCTGATAAG GATGAAGAAGTTCAAGATGAGGAACttgcagatgatgatgatgataaaaaaGAGCGTCAGAATGCACCGCCTGAGTACAAATGTCTAATCACCATCAGGGCAGGGAAACCTAAGGGTCACATGAGCGAAGCACTAAACGTTGATCCAGAGAAAGTTAGACGATTAAGTCTGAGTGAGCAAGAACTTGTCAAAGCTGCAGCGACACACGGAGCTGATTTACTAAG GTTCACTCAGAAAAATCTTCTCAGGATATATCCAAAGGGCACCCGCTTTAATTCTTCTAACTACAATCCATTCATTGGTTGGATTCATGGTGCTCAGATGGTTGCATTCAACATGCAG GGATATGGCAGGTCGCTGTGGCTGATGCATGGATTTTATAAAGCCAATGGAGGTTGTGGGTATATAAAGAAGCCTGATTTCTTGGTGAAGGCTGGTCCAAACAATGAGGTTTTTGATCCTAAAGCCGTCTTACCTGTAAAGAAAACTTTAAAG GTAAAAATTTATATGGGAGATGGTTGGCGTTTGGATTTTAGTCAGACACACTTTGATGCATATTCTCCTCCAGATTTCTATACAAGG GTAGGGATATCTGGAGTTCCAGCTGACACCGTGATGAAGAAAACAAAGACAATAGAGGACAACTGGACACCGGTTTGGGATGAGGAGTTTACCTTCCCTTTAACTGTACCTGAACTGGCTTTGCTTCGTATTGAAGTACATGAGTATGATATGTCTGAGAAGGATGACTTTGGTGGACAGACTTGCATTCCTGTTTCGGAGTTGAGGCCAGGGATCAGGGCTGTGCCACTTTTTGACCACAAGGGCAACAAATTCAATTCCGTAAAGCTGCTGATGCGATTCGTGTTTGTATGA